DNA from Mycobacterium sp. SMC-8:
CACCGACGCGCAGTGGGACGCGATCAAGGCGGCGTGGGACGGCTGCGCCTACTGCGGCAAGACCACGGGCACGATGCAGCGCGACTGCGTCATGGCCATCTCGCGCGGGGGCCGCTACACCCTGGACAACGTGGTGCCGGCCTGCGCGGCGTGCAACGCCAGCAAATGCAACGACGAGGTGACCGGCTGGCTGCGGCGCAAACGGCTCGACGAACGACTGTTCCTCGAACGCTACGTGCGGATCCGTTCCGAGCTTCTGTCGGCTCATCACGAAACCGCCCTCACGGTAGCTACCGAGCCCCGGCACCTACCGTAAGGGCGGTTTCGCGAAACGTCAGCGGGGCGAGACCCCGGCCGAGAGCACGCGGACAGCGCTGATCAGGCCATCGATCAGGTTGCCCTCTTTGAACGATGCGGCGGCTGCGGACACCCCGAGTGGAGCGGCCTCCTCGATGCCGCGGCCCCTGACCTCCGAGCCGTAGACGACCTCGATGGCCCGCTGATCCGGGGAGACCGCGAGCAGCACGGCGTTGTTCGGGGTGGGCACCCGGGCGAGGATCTCGCGGGCGGTGGCCGCTGTGTCGGCGCCCAGGTCGCCGATGTACACGGCGAACCGCGCCTTGGCCGCACGCGACCCGAACTTCAGCGCGTTGTCGAGGACCACCAGGTCCTTGGTCGGGAACGGGTACTGCACCGACAGGGCGCCGGGCTCGGTGACCGCCGAGATCCGTCCACTGGCGGTGATGGCCGACCCGTACGGCAGTTCAGCTACCTCGAGCGCGCCCGCCCTGGTCACTTCACCACTTGCCACTTGCGCCACCTCCGATCGTCAGGTGCGAACCGTGGCCGTGGCCGTGGTCCGCCGGTTCCTCGGCCGCCCACAAGATGGGCTCGTGTGTCCACTTCTCGGACATGTCGAACGTCGCGGCATGCGGGCCCTTCTTGGTGAAGATGAACAGCGACAGAAGCCCGGCCAGCGCCAGCGGGACCACTACGAAGCTTGCATGCGCAAGAGCTGTTGAGTTCACGCGCAAACCGTATCCCACGGCCCGTTCAGGCCGCTCCCTCACCCAGGTATCTGACCCAGGCCGGGTGGAGTTCCTTGACGCTGGACAGCAGCCGCCAGTGCTGTCCCTTGGGCGGCAGCGGCGTGGTGTGCAGCGCCCAGCCCAGCTCGCTGAGCAGGCGGTCGGCTTTGCGGTGGTTGCACGCTGAGCATGCCGCCACGCAGTTCTCCCAGGAATGTGCGCCGCCGCGGCTGCGCGGAATCACATGGTCGACGGTGTCGGCCTTCGCGCCGCAGTACGCGCAGCGGAAGCGATCGCGGTGCATCAGCGCCGCCCGGGTCATCGGGATGCGAGCCCGGTAGGGCACCCGCACGTAGGTGCGCAGCCGGATCACCGTCGGGATGACGATCGAGCGCGTCGCCGAGTGGATGACCGGGCCCACCGGATCGTCGTGGACGACGTCGGCCTTGTCGCACATCAACATGACCACCGCCCGGCGCAGCGGTAGGGCGGTGAGAGGCTCGTAGGTCGAGTTCAGCAGCAGCACCCGCCGGCGACCCCACAGCGACGCGTCATGGGGCGCGTGGTGGGAGATGTCGGCGGCGGGGGCGACGCTGTGCAGGGCGCGCGAGGCAGCGACCGATGTCGACCCGGATGAGCCCGCCGCGGCCCGGTGATGCCGGTGGCCGCGTCCGTTCTTACGCTGCGCCATACGTCCTCCGTCGGACAGTCCACCACGGATCCCGCCCGATCGCACGGCAATTCTGCAGGTGTTCGCTGGTCAGTCGATGAACATCGCGTGACCGGACGGCCGCCACCCGTGCTGACGCGGCCGGATCTCGGCGATGGCCCACAATGGAGGAGATGGACGCGCAGAGCAAGCAGCAGTCGTTCTATGACGCGGTGGGCGGGCACGACACGTTCCGCACCCTGGTGTCGCGGTTCTACCAACTCGTCCGCGAGGACGAGATCCTGCGGCCGTTATATCCCGAGGACGACCTCGACGGCGCCGAGGAGCGCCTGCGCATGTTCCTCGAGCAGTACTGGGGCGGGCCGCGCACCTACTCCGATCAGCGCGGTCACCCGCGGTTGCGAATGCGCCACGCACCGTTTCGGATCGGGTATCTGGAACGCGACGCCTGGTTGCGCTGCATGCACACCGCGGTGGCCGAGATCGACGCCGCCACCCTCGACGACGCGCACCGGCGGGAACTGATCGGTTACCTGGAGATGGCCGCCGATTCGATGGTCAACTCGCCGTTCTGAGGAATCCGGCCGTCCTGGCGGGTTCCGGCTGCCCGGCTCAGCTCAACACCACCGCCGGGTCGCCGCGGCGGCGGTACACGCTGCCGAACCGGGCATCGATGCGCAGCCACGCCGCCGTCGCCCGCACCCGCACCACCTCATCGGCACCGACCGACTCCGGGGCGAACCGGTCGCGCGCCGGGGCCTGCGGCAGGAATCCCATCGCCGTCAGTGCGAACACACAACGCATCGGTACCCCCGCACTGCCCAGGGTTGACGACACCGCCAGGACCTCCTGATCGAGCAGCGACGGCGGCGGGCCGTGCGCACCCGAGTGCTCCTTGGCCAGAGTGGTCCCCCGCTGCGCCAGGTCGAGCATGACGTGGGCGGGTACGTCGTCGAGATGGACAAAGCCGGTGTCGGGCGGCAGCGCGCCGCGCCAGGCGGAGTCCATCGCGAAACCGGGGTCGACGTACCCGTCGGCCGCGGCCGCGGCCAGGCCGCGCCGCAGCGCGTCGGCGCTGGCGCACAGGTCGGCTGGTGCGGTCCGGCCCGCCACGACCCGGCCGGCGAGCACATCGAAGCCGGTCGGCGCCCAGGCGACCACGGCGTCGGCGTCGCGGCGGCGCAGCCGGATCACGGCGGCCTCGTCGAGCCGCAGCACCCGTTCGGCGAACCGCGCCAGGTCCTCCCGCTGCGCGGCCTGCGCCAGCCACAGTCCCCGCTCGGCGACGGTCATCGCATCCAGCCGCGCAGATACTTGCGCTGCGCCTCGGAAAGCCGTTGCAGCCGCTGCTCTTCGATGTGCACCGCCGCGAGCTGGGTGTCGGCGACCACCGCCGGACGTGACTCGGGCGACGCCCCTACCGAGCGCACCTCGTAGCCGATCGTGAAGTCGACCGCCCGTACCCGTTTGGCGAACATCGTGACCTGAAGTGGTGAGTCGATCAGCCGCAGCTGCGCCTTGTAGGAGATGTTCACCTCGGCGATCAGCAGCCCGATCGTGGTGATCTCGTCGCCGAAAGGCTCACGCAGGAAAGGGATTCTGGCTTCCTCAAGGATGGTGACCATGGTGGCGTGGTTGATGTGCTGGTACATGTCGATGTCCGACCACCGCACGTGCACCGGCGCCGTGAAGCCGTGTCGATCCGTCACCCACTCGATCCTGTTCCGCTCGTCCTTGTCATGCTTCGAATCTGTCGCGCCGCGACCGACAATGTGGCCAGGTCGTGCTCACCGCTCTCGTACAGTTCGGCCAGAGTGCGCCTGGCCCGGCTGATGCGCGAGCTGTTGGTCATCTCCCATTCGGCGATCTTCTCGGGGCCGCTCTCGTCGGGCTCACCCACAGCCAGCACATCGAAGCACAGCGCCCGAAGCGAACCGTAGATGTCGTCGCGAATCGCCAACCGCGCCAACGAATGCCACCGGTCGTTGCGGGATAGTCGTGACACCGCGGTCAGCAGCCCGTCGGTGCCGAGGTGGTCCATCAGCGCGAAATAGGTGTCGGCGACCTCGGCCGCGTCGCGGTCGACGATGTCGGCGATGTCGATCACGTCGAGCAGGCTGAACTGGTACAGCCCCGAGGCCACCATGTAGGCGACGTCATCGGGGACGCCCTGTGAGCTGAACTCAGCGGCCTCCTTGGCGACGATCGCCTTGTCATCCCCGCGCAGCCACTCCGGCATCCACGGTGTCAGAGCCCTGACCTTCTCGGCGAACCGGTTGATCTCGGCGCCGACGGCCAGCGGCTGCGGCCGGTAGTTCAGCAGCCACCGCGCGGCGCGGTCGATGAGCCGGCGCAGGTCGAGCGTCATCCTGTCGGTGACCGCCACCGACGCGCCGTTGAGACCGGCCTCCCGGATCTGGCGCCACACCCGGCCGACCCCGAAGATGGCGTCGACGGCGACGAAGCTGCGGATCGCATCGACGGGCGCCACCCCGACGTCCTCGGTGACGCGGTAGGCATACGAGATGCCCGCCGTGTCGACGACGTCGTTGACCAGCATGGCGGTGACGATCTCGCGGCGCAGCTGGTGGGTCCGGATCTCGGGGCCGAACTGGTCGCGCAGCGTGACCGGGAAATAGGACGGCAACCGGGAGGCGAACACCTCCTGGTCGGGCAAATCCCCGTCGAGCAGGTCGGCCTTCAGCGCCAATTTCACGTGGGCCATCAGCGTCGCCAGTTCCGGCGAGGTCAATCCCATTCCGGCGTCGGTGCGTCGCCGGATCTCCTTCTCCGACGGCAGCGCCTCCAGCTCCCGGTTCAGCCCCCGTTCGGCGGCGAGGTCCTTGATCATCCGGGCGTGCACGTTCAGCAGGCTGGCCGCGTTGGCTCTGCTGGTGCCGAGTAGGTCGTTCTGACTCTCGTTGTCGGCCAACACGAGTCGGCCCACCTCGTCGGTCATCGACAGCAGCAGGTCGGTGCGGTCCTGCGCGGCGACCTTCCCCGCGGTGACCAGCGAGTCGATCAGGATCTTGATGTTGACCTCGTGGTCAGAACAGTCCACGCCCGCGGAGTTGTCCAGCGCGTCGGTGTTGATGCGCCCGCCACACAGGTCGAACTCCGTGCGACCCAGCGGGGTCACGCCGAGGTTGCCCCCTTCACCGATCACCTTGGCGCGCACCTGATTGCCGTTGACGCGCACCGCATCGTTGGCACGGTCGCCGACGTCGGCGTCGGCTTCGGTCTCGGCCTTGATGTAGGTGCCGATACCGCCGTTCCACAGCAGATCTGCCGGCGCCTTGAGGATCGCCTTCATCAGCGCCGGCGGAGTGAGCTCAGTGGCGTCGTCGCCGAGTCCGAGCGCGGCCCGCGCCTGCGGGCTGATCGTGATCGACTTCTGCTGCCGGCTGTACACGCCGCCACCCTCGCTGATCAGCGACTTGTCGTAGTCGTCCCAGCTGGACCGCGGCAGGTCGAACAGGCGCTTGCGCTCCTCCCACGACGACGCGGCGTCGGGGTCCGGATCGATGAAGATGTGCCGGTGGTCGAACGCGGCCAGCAGCCGGATGTGCTTGGACAGCAACATCCCGTTACCGAACACGTCGCCACTCATGTCGCCGACGCCGACGACGGTGAAGTCCTCGGACTGGGTGTCCACGCCCATCTCACGGAAGTGGCGCTTGACCGATTCCCAGGCTCCCCTGGCGGTGATGCCCATCGCCTTGTGGTCGTAGCCGACCGAACCACCCGAGGCGAAGGCGTCCCCCAGCCAGAAGCCGTAGGATTTCGCGACGTCGTTGGCGATGTCGGAGAACGTGGCGGTGCCCTTGTCGGCCGCGACGACGAGGTACGCGTCGTCACCGTCACGGCGGACGACATCGGAGGGCGCGACGATGTCACCGCTGATTTTGTCGACGTTGTCGGTGATGTCCAGCAGGCCGGCGATGAACAGCCGGTAGCAGGCCACTCCCTCGTCCCGGGTGGCCTCGCGGTCGGCAGCGGCCTCACCGGTGGGCGCCGGCGGGTGTTTGACGACGAAACCGCCCTTGGCGCCGACCGGCACGATGACGGCGTTCTTCACCGCCTGGGCCTTCACCAGACCGAGGATCTCGGTGCGGAAGTCCTCGCGGCGGTCCGACCAGCGTAGCCCGCCGCGGGCGACGTACCCGAACCGCAGGTGCACACCCTCGACCCGGGGTGAGTACACGAAGATCTCGAATTTCGGCCGGGGCAAGGGTAATTCGTCGATGAGTTCGGGATTCACCTTGAACGACAACACGTTCTGCGCGCGCGCCGACTCCGCACGCGTGATGAAGTAGTTCGTGCGCAGGGTGGCCTGGATCATCGACGCGAACGCCCGCAGCACGCGGTCGGTGTCGAGGCTGACCAGGGCGTCGATGTCGGCGGCGACGGCCGCGGCGGCGGCCTGCGCGTCGCGGTTGGCCCCGCCCGAGTTCTGCTCGACGGGGCGGAACAGCGCCTCGAAGAGCTCGATGAGCGAACGGGCGGTGCCTGCGTTGTCGTTGAGCACCGACTCGACATGGCCCTGGCTGTAGGCGAACCCGGCCTGTTTGAGGTATTTGGCGTACGCGCGCAGCACCGACACCTGCCGCCAGGTGAGCCCCGCGCGCAGCACCAGCTCGTTGAACCGGTCGATCTCGGCATGGCCGTGCCAGATGGCGGTGACGGCGTCGGCGAACCGCTGCGCGTAGGCCTCGCGCTGCTCCCCCGACGGGGCTTCGGGGACACCACGGTGCGGCCTCACCTTGAACTGGTAGATCCAGACCGGCAGACCGTCGGGCCGGGTCACCGTGAACGGCCGCTCTTCGAGCACGACCACACCCATCGACTGCAGCATCGGCAGCAGACGGCTCAGCGAGGCCGACCGCCCGCCGAGATACCAGTTCAGGTGGGACACCCCGGGTTCGGTGCTGTCGTCGCCGTCGGTCAGTACCAACTTGACCGAATCATCCTGCAGCTCTTCAATGATCGCGATGTCGGCGAGCGCGTGGGTGGGCTCGACCGCTTGCTTGTACACCTCGGAGAACGCCGACGCGTAGTGCTCCGCAGTCGCGTGATCGACCTCGGAACCTGCGGCGACGGCCCCCATCAGCCGGTCGCCCCACGTGCGGGCCGCCTCGGTGAGCAGGTCCTGGATCCGCGACTCGTTGGCCTCGGAGACGTCGACGTCCTGCTGTCGGGTGCCCTCGGGTAGCCGCACGGTGAAATGCACGACAGCCCAGGGTGACTCGCTGACCCTGGCGGCGTAGTCGATGCTGACGCCCCCGAGCTCGCGCACCAGGATGTCCTGCATGTCCAGCCGCACGGCGGTGGTGTACCGATCGCGCGGCAGGTACACCAGACACGACACGAAGTGGGCGAGCGGGTCCACGCGCAGGAACAGCAGCGTGCGACGCCTCGATCCCAGATCCACCACCGCCATCGCCATGTCGAGCAGACCTCGGGCGGTGAGGGCGAACAGTTCCGCACGCGGGATGGTCTGGATGATGTCGAGCAGAAGCTGTCCAGGATTACCGGGGTCACGATGGGCCATCGCCAGCGCGTCGTTGACCCGCCGGGACACCAGCGGGATCTCCAGCACGTTCGCGTTCGCCGCCGCCACCGTGAACATACCGATGAACCGGTGCTCGATGGCCGCGGTGTCGTCGGCACCATTGTCGGCGGACTGCTCGCGCACCACCACGAGCTGCGGATACGCGCCGTGGCGCAGGAAGCTCGGGATCGTGGCCTGCGCCAGCGTCAGCAGTTCGTCCTTGTTGGTCAGCGGCGGCAACACGTCCTGGCGCAGCCGCAGCACCCCGAGTCGGCTGGAGGCGTCGACGGTGGCCTCCCCGTCCCTGACCGGGCAGCGTTGGTAGCCCAGCAGCACGAAATGCCCGTCGGCCAGCCAGCGCAACAACGCCGCCACGTCCTTGCGGTCGGGGCTCGGGAACCGCCGTCCGGAGTCACCATCGAGTTCGGCGGCGAGCACGCGCAGCGCCGCGACCATGTCGGAGGAATCACGCGCGACCTGCCTGGCGTCGGCGAGCACGCCGGGCAGCAGTTCCTCGGCCTCGGCCAGCGCCCGCCGGTCGACCGAGCCGGCGAGCTGCACGTGGACCCACGTCTCGTCGACTCCGTCGCCGAACGTCGCTTCCGATGACGGCACGATGTCCAGCAATTCGCCACCGCTGCCCCGGCGGACCCGGAACACCGGGTTCATGATCGCGGTGTAGGCGACCCCGATGCGGTGCAGCAGCACCGTGATCGAGTCCATCAGCATGGTCGCGTTGTCGGTGACCACCTGCAGCGCGGGCCCGAACCCGCCCTCGGCGTCCGCGGCGTGGACGGCGACGCGGGTGGCGCCGGGCGACCGGTGGGCACCGAGCCGGTATTGCGCCGCGACCAGCGCCGGACCGGCGAGCGTGTCGGCACCCGGACGCCGTAGCGGACCCGTGACGGCCCCTTCGGCACCGGGGGCACCGCCGTGCGGGCCGCGGTAGGTCGCCAGGTAGCAAGGGAGCAACCGATCGATGACCTCAGCCGGGACCACCGGGTCGCCCTGGCCAGCCGAACTGTTGATTGCACCTGGATTCAACGACATTCGCCGCTCCTGACTCGCACGCGCACCGGCCGCCGTTGGCTGTAACCGGGTGCCGTGGGCTCGGTTGGTGTTGCTCCTCGCGTCCGCACCCGGTTACCTGGTCCGCACGACGAGACTATCCCCGAGTCAGCTTCCTGTGGGTGACCCGATGAGGACGGGCCGCCTCGGCGCCCAGCCGTTCGATCTTGTTCTCCTCGTAGGCGCCGAAGTTGCCCTCGAACCAGAACCACTTGGCCTCGTTGTCGTCGTCGTCACCTTCCCACGCGAGAATGTGCGTGCAGGTGCGATCCAGGAACCAGCGGTCGTGGGAGATCACCACCGCGCAGCCCGGGAAGTTCTCCAGCGCGTTCTCCAGCGAACTCAACGTCTCCACATCGAGATCGTTGGTGGGCTCGTCGAGCAGAATCAGGTTGCCGCCCTCTTTGAGGGTCAGCGCCAGGTTCAGCCGGTTGCGCTCACCTCCGGAGAGCACCCCGGCCGGCTTCTGCTGATCTGGACCCTTGAACCCGAACGCCGATACGTAGGCCCGCGACGGGATCTCGTTCTGACCGACCTCGATGTAATCCAGCCCGTCGGAGACGACCTGCCAGACGGTCTTGTTCGGGTCGATGCCCGCGCGGCTCTGGTCGACGTAGCTCAGCTTCACGGTGTCACCGACCTTCACGGTGCCGCTGTCGGGTTGTTCGAGACCGACGATTGTCTTGAACAACGTGGTCTTGCCGACACCGTTGGGGCCGATCACACCGACGATGCCGTTGCGCGGCAGCGTGAACGACAGGTCCTTGATCAGCGGGCGACCGCTGAAACCCTTGTCGAGGTGGTCGACCTCGACCACGACGTTGCCCAGCCGGGGCGGCGTCGGGATCTGGATCTCCTCGAAGTCGAGCTTGCGCGTCTTCTCGGCCTCCGCGGCCATCTCCTCATACCGCTGCAGACGGGCCTTGTTCTTGGCCTGCCGGGCCTTGGCGCCCGAACGGACCCAGGCCAGCTCGTCCTTGAGCCGCTTCTGCAGCTTCTGGTCCTTCTTGCCCTGGACCTCCAGCCGCTCTGCCTTCTTCTCCAGGTAGGTCGAATAGTTGCCCTCGTACGGGTAGGCCCGGCCCCGGTCGAGTTCGAGGATCCACTCGGCGACGTTGTCGAGGAAGTACCGGTCGTGGGTGACGGCCAGGATGGCGCCCTTGTAGCTGGCCAGGTGCTGCTCCAGCCACAGCACGCTCTCCGCGTCCAGGTGGTTGGTGGGCTCGTCAAGCAGCAGCAGGTCGGGCTTGGACAGCAGCAGCTTGCACAGCGCCACGCGGCGCCGTTCACCACCGGAAAGGTGGGTGACCGGCTCGTCGGGCGGCGGGCAACGCAGCGCGTCCATCGCCTGCTCGAGCTGGCTGTCGATGTCCCAGGCGTCGGCGGCGTCGAGCTCCTCCTGAAGCTTGCCCATCTCGTCCATCAGCTCGTCGGTGTAGTCGGTGGCCATCAGTTCGGCCACCTCGTTGTACCGGTTGAGCTTGGCCTTGATGGCCACGCCGTCCTCGACGTTCTCGCGGACGGTCTTGGTCTCGTCGAGCTTGGGCTCCTGCATCAGGATGCCGACGCTCGCGCCGGGAGCCAGGTACGCATCGCCGTTGTTGGGCTGGTCCAAGCCGGCCATGATCCGCAAGACGCTCGACTTACCGGCCCCGTTGGGTCCGACGACGCCGATCTTCGCGCCCGGAAGGAAGTTCAGCGTGACGTCGTCAAGGATGACCTTGTCGCCGTGCGCCTTGCGGACCTTCCGCATCGTGTAGATGAATTCGGCCATTGCCTTCGATGTGCCTTTCTCGATCCCGGTACTCGCTGGGCGGGATCATCTCGGACTGCGCGATAGTCGGGCCCCATCCTAGGCGTGGCCGCAGCGGCGGCGTTGGCCGCTAGGAGTCTGCTGAATTAGTGGGTTGATGGGGCGGGGCGTCTCAAGCGCTCGTCGGCGCGTGTGTGAAGTCACAGGCAGGCCGACAGATTCGGGATTGCCCCGCCGTTTGGGGCGTGGCAATCCGATGTTCGCGCCGCAAGGCCGCCGGGATGTCTGGGCTTAGGCGATGGCCCAGGTGGTGCCGGTGTGGGTCAGGCCCATGCTGATCAGGCGGCGCAGGTTCAATGCGGCGGCGCGGTGGTGCAGCCAGTGGTTGTTCTTGCTGACGCCGCGGTAGCGGACTTTGCGGTTGCCGCGGGTCAACCAGGCGATCGAGCGTTCCACCATGGGGCGGTGTTGGCGGTACTCGGCCTGCCATTCGGGTGTGCGCGCGATGGCCCGGGCGGCACGTAGGTGCGGTTCGTGTTCGCTGATGGTGAGCTTTCGCCCACGCACTGCGGTGGTGCACAGGTGCCTCAAAGCGCATGACCGGCAATGCTTTTCGAATGCGGCTCCACCGCTAGGCCCGATGGGGATGGTGTGCTCGGCCGGACACGTCACGGTACGGGCCGCGAAATCGATGGTGAAGTCATCGCTGGTGAACCCACCCGGGACCGGGGTTCT
Protein-coding regions in this window:
- a CDS encoding HNH endonuclease, whose translation is MAQPSSRTLAPHARGVVVNNSRRARAARRRKRRVAAVVNDLTDAQWDAIKAAWDGCAYCGKTTGTMQRDCVMAISRGGRYTLDNVVPACAACNASKCNDEVTGWLRRKRLDERLFLERYVRIRSELLSAHHETALTVATEPRHLP
- a CDS encoding DUF5130 domain-containing protein, with the translated sequence MASGEVTRAGALEVAELPYGSAITASGRISAVTEPGALSVQYPFPTKDLVVLDNALKFGSRAAKARFAVYIGDLGADTAATAREILARVPTPNNAVLLAVSPDQRAIEVVYGSEVRGRGIEEAAPLGVSAAAASFKEGNLIDGLISAVRVLSAGVSPR
- a CDS encoding HNH endonuclease, encoding MAQRKNGRGHRHHRAAAGSSGSTSVAASRALHSVAPAADISHHAPHDASLWGRRRVLLLNSTYEPLTALPLRRAVVMLMCDKADVVHDDPVGPVIHSATRSIVIPTVIRLRTYVRVPYRARIPMTRAALMHRDRFRCAYCGAKADTVDHVIPRSRGGAHSWENCVAACSACNHRKADRLLSELGWALHTTPLPPKGQHWRLLSSVKELHPAWVRYLGEGAA
- a CDS encoding globin, translated to MDAQSKQQSFYDAVGGHDTFRTLVSRFYQLVREDEILRPLYPEDDLDGAEERLRMFLEQYWGGPRTYSDQRGHPRLRMRHAPFRIGYLERDAWLRCMHTAVAEIDAATLDDAHRRELIGYLEMAADSMVNSPF
- a CDS encoding thioesterase family protein yields the protein MTDRHGFTAPVHVRWSDIDMYQHINHATMVTILEEARIPFLREPFGDEITTIGLLIAEVNISYKAQLRLIDSPLQVTMFAKRVRAVDFTIGYEVRSVGASPESRPAVVADTQLAAVHIEEQRLQRLSEAQRKYLRGWMR
- a CDS encoding NAD-glutamate dehydrogenase; the encoded protein is MSLNPGAINSSAGQGDPVVPAEVIDRLLPCYLATYRGPHGGAPGAEGAVTGPLRRPGADTLAGPALVAAQYRLGAHRSPGATRVAVHAADAEGGFGPALQVVTDNATMLMDSITVLLHRIGVAYTAIMNPVFRVRRGSGGELLDIVPSSEATFGDGVDETWVHVQLAGSVDRRALAEAEELLPGVLADARQVARDSSDMVAALRVLAAELDGDSGRRFPSPDRKDVAALLRWLADGHFVLLGYQRCPVRDGEATVDASSRLGVLRLRQDVLPPLTNKDELLTLAQATIPSFLRHGAYPQLVVVREQSADNGADDTAAIEHRFIGMFTVAAANANVLEIPLVSRRVNDALAMAHRDPGNPGQLLLDIIQTIPRAELFALTARGLLDMAMAVVDLGSRRRTLLFLRVDPLAHFVSCLVYLPRDRYTTAVRLDMQDILVRELGGVSIDYAARVSESPWAVVHFTVRLPEGTRQQDVDVSEANESRIQDLLTEAARTWGDRLMGAVAAGSEVDHATAEHYASAFSEVYKQAVEPTHALADIAIIEELQDDSVKLVLTDGDDSTEPGVSHLNWYLGGRSASLSRLLPMLQSMGVVVLEERPFTVTRPDGLPVWIYQFKVRPHRGVPEAPSGEQREAYAQRFADAVTAIWHGHAEIDRFNELVLRAGLTWRQVSVLRAYAKYLKQAGFAYSQGHVESVLNDNAGTARSLIELFEALFRPVEQNSGGANRDAQAAAAAVAADIDALVSLDTDRVLRAFASMIQATLRTNYFITRAESARAQNVLSFKVNPELIDELPLPRPKFEIFVYSPRVEGVHLRFGYVARGGLRWSDRREDFRTEILGLVKAQAVKNAVIVPVGAKGGFVVKHPPAPTGEAAADREATRDEGVACYRLFIAGLLDITDNVDKISGDIVAPSDVVRRDGDDAYLVVAADKGTATFSDIANDVAKSYGFWLGDAFASGGSVGYDHKAMGITARGAWESVKRHFREMGVDTQSEDFTVVGVGDMSGDVFGNGMLLSKHIRLLAAFDHRHIFIDPDPDAASSWEERKRLFDLPRSSWDDYDKSLISEGGGVYSRQQKSITISPQARAALGLGDDATELTPPALMKAILKAPADLLWNGGIGTYIKAETEADADVGDRANDAVRVNGNQVRAKVIGEGGNLGVTPLGRTEFDLCGGRINTDALDNSAGVDCSDHEVNIKILIDSLVTAGKVAAQDRTDLLLSMTDEVGRLVLADNESQNDLLGTSRANAASLLNVHARMIKDLAAERGLNRELEALPSEKEIRRRTDAGMGLTSPELATLMAHVKLALKADLLDGDLPDQEVFASRLPSYFPVTLRDQFGPEIRTHQLRREIVTAMLVNDVVDTAGISYAYRVTEDVGVAPVDAIRSFVAVDAIFGVGRVWRQIREAGLNGASVAVTDRMTLDLRRLIDRAARWLLNYRPQPLAVGAEINRFAEKVRALTPWMPEWLRGDDKAIVAKEAAEFSSQGVPDDVAYMVASGLYQFSLLDVIDIADIVDRDAAEVADTYFALMDHLGTDGLLTAVSRLSRNDRWHSLARLAIRDDIYGSLRALCFDVLAVGEPDESGPEKIAEWEMTNSSRISRARRTLAELYESGEHDLATLSVAARQIRSMTRTSGTGSSG
- the ettA gene encoding energy-dependent translational throttle protein EttA, with protein sequence MAEFIYTMRKVRKAHGDKVILDDVTLNFLPGAKIGVVGPNGAGKSSVLRIMAGLDQPNNGDAYLAPGASVGILMQEPKLDETKTVRENVEDGVAIKAKLNRYNEVAELMATDYTDELMDEMGKLQEELDAADAWDIDSQLEQAMDALRCPPPDEPVTHLSGGERRRVALCKLLLSKPDLLLLDEPTNHLDAESVLWLEQHLASYKGAILAVTHDRYFLDNVAEWILELDRGRAYPYEGNYSTYLEKKAERLEVQGKKDQKLQKRLKDELAWVRSGAKARQAKNKARLQRYEEMAAEAEKTRKLDFEEIQIPTPPRLGNVVVEVDHLDKGFSGRPLIKDLSFTLPRNGIVGVIGPNGVGKTTLFKTIVGLEQPDSGTVKVGDTVKLSYVDQSRAGIDPNKTVWQVVSDGLDYIEVGQNEIPSRAYVSAFGFKGPDQQKPAGVLSGGERNRLNLALTLKEGGNLILLDEPTNDLDVETLSSLENALENFPGCAVVISHDRWFLDRTCTHILAWEGDDDDNEAKWFWFEGNFGAYEENKIERLGAEAARPHRVTHRKLTRG